One window from the genome of Moraxella nasibovis encodes:
- the fghA gene encoding S-formylglutathione hydrolase, protein MQHLETYRIFNGEQQIWQHFSDCLNCEMTFAIYLPNCAESSTAKTERLPVLYWLSGLTCTEQNFITKSGFQRYADEHNVIVVAPDTSPRGENVADDDAYDLGQGASFYVNAAEQPWAKHYQMYDYIVKELSALINEHFPTSGKQSIFGHSMGGHGALTIAFKNPDVYQSVSAFSPITAPSQVPWGQKAFSAYLGDDKQVWADYDSVALLEKYRPNLPILIEQGDKDKFLTEQLKPELFCQQADKLGVAYQFNLRAGYDHSYYFISSFIGEHIAFHAKYLK, encoded by the coding sequence ATGCAACACCTAGAAACCTACCGCATTTTTAACGGCGAACAACAAATCTGGCAACATTTTTCAGACTGCTTAAATTGCGAAATGACTTTTGCCATTTATTTACCGAATTGTGCCGAAAGTAGCACCGCCAAAACCGAGCGTTTGCCCGTGTTGTATTGGCTGTCTGGCTTGACTTGCACCGAGCAAAATTTTATTACCAAATCAGGTTTTCAGCGTTATGCCGATGAGCATAATGTGATTGTCGTTGCCCCCGACACTTCGCCACGCGGTGAAAATGTGGCGGACGATGACGCTTATGATTTGGGGCAAGGGGCTTCCTTTTATGTCAATGCCGCCGAGCAGCCTTGGGCAAAACATTATCAAATGTATGATTATATTGTCAAAGAATTGTCTGCGTTGATTAACGAGCATTTCCCCACGAGTGGCAAACAATCCATTTTTGGGCATTCTATGGGCGGACATGGGGCATTGACGATTGCCTTTAAAAATCCTGATGTTTATCAAAGTGTTTCGGCATTTTCGCCCATAACTGCACCCAGCCAAGTGCCGTGGGGACAAAAGGCATTTTCCGCCTATTTGGGCGATGATAAACAGGTGTGGGCGGATTATGACAGCGTGGCGTTATTGGAAAAATACCGTCCTAATTTGCCTATTTTGATTGAACAAGGCGATAAAGATAAATTTTTAACTGAGCAATTAAAACCTGAATTATTTTGCCAACAAGCAGATAAATTAGGTGTGGCGTATCAATTTAATTTGCGGGCAGGGTATGACCACAGTTATTATTTTATTTCTAGTTTTATTGGCGAGCATATTGCTTTTCACGCTAAATATTTAAAATAA
- a CDS encoding S-(hydroxymethyl)glutathione dehydrogenase/class III alcohol dehydrogenase, giving the protein MKSRAAVAFAPNEPLKIVEIDVERPKKGEVLVKITHTGVCHTDAFTLSGADPEGLFPVVLGHEGAGVVVEVGEGVTSVAVGDSVIPLYTAECGECEFCQSNKSNLCVSVRATQGQGVMPDGTSRFSYEGKPIYHYMGCSTFSEYTVVAEVSLAKINPEANPEEVCLLGCGVTTGIGAVHNTAKVQAGDSVAVFGLGGIGLAVIQGAKQANAGRIFAIDTNPDKFALAKEFGATDCLNPNDFDKPIQQVLIEMTKWGVDHTFECIGNVEVMRQALESAHRGWGQSVIIGVAGAGQEISTRPFQLVTGRTWKGTAFGGVKGRSQLPQMVEDAMAGKIRLSPFVTHTMPLDDINHAFELMHEGKSIRSVIHY; this is encoded by the coding sequence ATTAAATCCCGTGCGGCGGTGGCATTCGCCCCTAACGAACCTTTAAAAATCGTAGAAATTGATGTGGAACGCCCCAAAAAAGGCGAAGTCTTGGTCAAAATCACCCACACAGGCGTGTGCCATACAGACGCCTTTACCCTATCAGGGGCTGACCCCGAAGGGCTATTCCCTGTGGTGCTTGGACACGAAGGAGCGGGCGTGGTCGTAGAAGTAGGCGAAGGCGTAACTTCTGTTGCGGTGGGCGACAGCGTGATTCCACTTTACACCGCAGAATGTGGCGAGTGCGAATTTTGCCAATCTAACAAAAGCAATCTGTGCGTATCGGTGCGAGCCACACAAGGGCAAGGCGTAATGCCAGACGGCACGAGCCGTTTTTCGTATGAAGGTAAGCCGATCTATCACTATATGGGCTGTTCCACATTCAGCGAATACACGGTGGTGGCAGAAGTGTCGCTCGCCAAAATCAACCCCGAAGCCAACCCAGAGGAAGTCTGCTTGCTTGGCTGTGGCGTAACCACAGGCATTGGGGCGGTGCATAATACCGCCAAAGTGCAGGCAGGCGACTCGGTGGCGGTGTTTGGCTTGGGTGGCATTGGTTTGGCGGTGATTCAAGGGGCAAAACAAGCGAACGCAGGGCGAATTTTTGCCATTGACACCAACCCTGATAAATTTGCCCTTGCCAAAGAATTTGGGGCGACTGATTGCTTAAATCCCAATGATTTTGACAAACCAATCCAGCAAGTACTGATTGAAATGACCAAATGGGGCGTCGACCACACCTTTGAATGTATTGGCAATGTGGAAGTGATGCGACAGGCTCTCGAGTCGGCACATCGTGGCTGGGGGCAGTCGGTGATTATTGGCGTGGCGGGGGCAGGTCAAGAAATTAGCACTCGTCCGTTCCAATTGGTGACGGGCAGAACTTGGAAAGGCACGGCATTTGGCGGTGTCAAAGGGCGTAGCCAATTACCACAAATGGTGGAAGATGCAATGGCGGGCAAAATTCGCCTGTCGCCTTTTGTCACGCACACAATGCCCCTTGATGACATTAATCACGCATTTGAGTTAATGCACGAAGGCAAGTCTATTCGTAGTGTGATTCATTACTAA
- a CDS encoding NAD(P)H-dependent oxidoreductase, producing the protein MTIFSKDDLISAFHRRASTRSYDGNKKIPADDFNAILEMGRLSPSSVGSEPWQFLVLQNADLRQKLKPFCWGIPTMETASHIVAILAKKNARYDTPYFGEIMDRRGLQGEAREKALAIYQKFQTEDIAILESDRSLFDWASKQTYIALANMMTGAAMLGIDSCPIEGFDYQEVNRILAEEGLFDPAEWGVSVMVTFGFRDKEIRQKARKTFDEVVKFVE; encoded by the coding sequence ATGACCATTTTTAGTAAAGACGACCTGATTAGTGCCTTTCATCGCCGTGCGTCCACGCGTTCGTATGACGGCAATAAGAAAATCCCTGCCGATGATTTTAATGCCATTTTGGAAATGGGACGTTTGTCCCCAAGCTCTGTGGGGTCTGAGCCTTGGCAATTTTTGGTATTGCAAAATGCCGACTTACGCCAAAAATTAAAACCTTTTTGCTGGGGCATTCCGACAATGGAAACCGCCAGCCACATTGTCGCCATTCTTGCCAAGAAAAACGCCCGTTATGACACGCCTTATTTTGGTGAAATTATGGACAGACGGGGCTTGCAGGGCGAAGCTCGTGAAAAGGCATTGGCTATTTATCAAAAATTCCAAACCGAAGACATCGCCATTTTGGAGTCCGACCGCAGTTTATTTGACTGGGCGAGCAAACAAACCTACATCGCCCTTGCCAATATGATGACGGGGGCGGCAATGCTTGGCATTGACAGTTGCCCGATTGAAGGCTTTGATTATCAAGAAGTCAATCGCATTTTGGCAGAAGAAGGTTTATTTGACCCTGCCGAATGGGGCGTGTCGGTAATGGTAACTTTTGGGTTTAGGGATAAAGAAATCCGCCAAAAAGCCCGTAAAACTTTTGATGAAGTGGTGAAATTTGTAGAATAA